Proteins from a single region of Pongo pygmaeus isolate AG05252 chromosome 3, NHGRI_mPonPyg2-v2.0_pri, whole genome shotgun sequence:
- the LOC129035743 gene encoding protein Mis18-alpha-like, whose amino-acid sequence MAGVGSLRCSRGCAGGCECGDKGKCSDSSLLGKRLSEDSSRHQLLQKWASMWSSMSEDASVADTERARLEEAAAAEERPLVFLCSGCRRPLGDSLSWVASQEDTNCILLRCVSRNVSVDKEQKLSKREKENGCILETLCCTGCSLNLGYVYRCTPKNLDYKRDLFCLSVEAIESYVLGSSEKQIVSEDKELFNLESRVEIEKSLTQMEDVLKALQIQLWEAESKLSSATCKS is encoded by the coding sequence ATGGCGGGCGTTGGGTCACTGAGGTGTAGCAGAGGATGCGCTGGCGGCTGTGAGTGCGGCGACAAGGGCAAATGCAGCGACTCCTCGCTGTTGGGCAAGAGACTCTCCGAAGACTCGAGCCGCCACCAGCTGCTGCAGAAGTGGGCGAGCATGTGGAGCTCCATGAGCGAAGACGCGTCGGTGGCCGACACGGAAAGGGCGCGGCTGGAGGAGGCGGCGGCTGCGGAGGAGAGGCCGCTGGTGTTCCTGTGCTCCGGCTGCCGGCGGCCGCTGGGCGACTCGCTGAGCTGGGTGGCCAGCCAGGAGGACACCAACTGCATTCTGCTTCGCTGTGTTTCCCGTAATGTTTCTGTGGATAAGGAACAGAAGCTATCCAAACGTGAAAAGGAAAATGGTTGCATCCTTGAGACTTTGTGCTGCACGGGGTGCTCACTCAATCTTGGCTACGTGTACAGATGCACACCCAAGAATCTTGATTACAAGAGAGACTTGTTTTGCCTCAGTGTTGAAGCCATTGAAAGTTATGTTTTAGGGTCCTCTGAAAAGCAAATTGTGTCAGAAGATAAAGAGCTTTTTAATCTTGAAAGCAGAGTTGAAATAGAAAAGTCTCTAACACAGATGGAAGATGTCTTGAAAGCATTACAAATACAGCTGTGGGAGGCCGAATCCAAATTGTCCTCTGCCACTTGTAAAAGCTGA